The genomic DNA CTCGCGTCCGGTTCACGTGATTCACGTGGGTCGCTTTCCGTTCCGGCGCATCGCGCCGCCCCTGCGCCGCACGTTCGGCGCGACGCGTCAGGCGCTCGGCACCGGCCGCGTCGCCCGTCATTTCGAGCAGGGCCGCGAGATGCGTAAGCGCCTCGTAGTGGCTGGGCTCCAGATAAAGCGCCTTGCGGTAATAGTCACCCGCATCGGCGCCGCGGCCGCGTGCGTCCATGATCAAGCCCAGCAGATAGAACGCCGAAGCATCGGGTCCGTGGATATTGACGCACTGGTTCGCCACGCGTTCTGCGTGATCGAACCGGCCTTCGTCGGCAAGACGCGATGCGTCGGCGAGCAAGGCTTCGCGCTTCGTGGGCGCTTCCGACGATGCGGAAGCAGTACGCGTCGCATCGACTTTCGAAGCGGTCGCACGCGCCGCCGCGGCCTGCTTCGCAAATGGCTGCCGCGCGGGCGGAACCGGCCGGATCGGCGGAATCGGCGCGATCGGCGCAATCGGTTTGACCGGCGCCACCGCAATCGCAGACGCGATCGGCGCCGGCCTCGGCGGCCTTGCCTCGTCGGCGGGCGCGCGCGCGAACGCAAACGCTAGCGGGATCCGCGCGGGATTGTACGCATGCCGCATCATCAGGCCCGTCTCGGCGGGTCCGACAAACATCATGCCGTCCTGCGCGAGCCGCGCATCGAGCAGGCGAATCGCGCGATCCTGCGAATCGCGGTCGAAGTAGATCAGCACGTTGCGGCACAGGATAAAGTCGAAACGCGCATCGGCCGGATGCGGCGCGTCGAACAGATTGGCCCGGCCGAAGCGGACAGCATTGCGCACACGTTCGCTGAGTACATAGCGGACATCGCCGGACGCTGCGCCCGCCGCATCGGCTAAGCCCGTATCGTCCGCACAAAAACGGGAATCGGAGCCCGCCGCGCCTGATCCGGCGACCGTGAAATGCCGCTCGCGAAACTCGAGCGCGCGTCCGCGAAACGAATTGCGCCCATATACGCCAGCGCGCGCAATGTCGAGCGCGCGCTCGCTGATATCGATCGCGTCGATCGAAAAGCGCTCCGGCCCGATACCCGCATCGAACAACGCCATCGCAATCGAATAGGGCTCCTCGCCCGTCGAGCAGGGCGCGCTCAGCACGCGCAATACATGCGACGCGTCGCGCACCAGCCGCTCGTTCGCGAGCCGCGCAAGCGCAACAAACGCTTCGCGGTCACGGAAAAACCATGTCTCGGGCACGACGATCAGTTCGACGAGCGCTTGCCGCTCGTCGTGCGATGCATTGAGCAGCTGCCAGTAAGTTTCGAGGTCGCCTTCCGATGCAGCCTCCTGCGTCGCACGCACGCGGTCCCACACCGCGCGCTCGAACGCATGCGCGCCGAGCGTGGGCGCGCTGATGCCGGTCTCGCGCAGGAGCCAGCTTTCGAAGCGTGCGTCGATGCGGGGTTCCGCGTTCATGACGTCGATGCCTGTGCGTGCGATGTGGGCGATGCGTGCGCTACGTGCGATTCCCGCGGAAACAGCAAGGTCTTTACGTCGTCGGTCAGCATGTGCCGCACCTGAACCCATTGCACGAAGCCCTGCCCGTCGTTCGCGACGGGGCCGAGCCAGCGCGCGTGCGGCGTCGCGACACCGGTATCGGCGAATTGCTCGCGCGCGATGCGGCGCGTCTGCGTCGCGCCTTCGACGATCAAGCCAAGCCGATGCGGTGCCTCGGGTGCCTCGCTCGATGCCTCGCTAGCGCGATACTCGACGATCACGAGGCGCGTCGACAGCAAGCGCCGCGCCTCGCGCCCGAGCGCAAGGCGCGGCACATCGATGACGGGCAACGG from Paraburkholderia edwinii includes the following:
- a CDS encoding chemotaxis protein CheW, whose product is MLFLLFDLDGERYALDAAQIVEVLALQPARPIPGAPAWVAGVAERHSEPLPVIDVPRLALGREARRLLSTRLVIVEYRASEASSEAPEAPHRLGLIVEGATQTRRIAREQFADTGVATPHARWLGPVANDGQGFVQWVQVRHMLTDDVKTLLFPRESHVAHASPTSHAQASTS
- a CDS encoding CheR family methyltransferase — protein: MNAEPRIDARFESWLLRETGISAPTLGAHAFERAVWDRVRATQEAASEGDLETYWQLLNASHDERQALVELIVVPETWFFRDREAFVALARLANERLVRDASHVLRVLSAPCSTGEEPYSIAMALFDAGIGPERFSIDAIDISERALDIARAGVYGRNSFRGRALEFRERHFTVAGSGAAGSDSRFCADDTGLADAAGAASGDVRYVLSERVRNAVRFGRANLFDAPHPADARFDFILCRNVLIYFDRDSQDRAIRLLDARLAQDGMMFVGPAETGLMMRHAYNPARIPLAFAFARAPADEARPPRPAPIASAIAVAPVKPIAPIAPIPPIRPVPPARQPFAKQAAAARATASKVDATRTASASSEAPTKREALLADASRLADEGRFDHAERVANQCVNIHGPDASAFYLLGLIMDARGRGADAGDYYRKALYLEPSHYEALTHLAALLEMTGDAAGAERLTRRAERAAQGRRDAPERKATHVNHVNRTRGFHD